The following coding sequences are from one Cystobacter fuscus DSM 2262 window:
- a CDS encoding DUF962 domain-containing protein, whose amino-acid sequence MLRPRTQALFDEYYSSHQHPTNRLTHKIAIPVIVLHIVAMLDWVRLVPVPALPGGVLTLAMVGWFTSLLWYLRADPKLGLIVSAFMLLCIPLGRLLPVWTVIALAVVGWGVQLAGHSVWEKKSPSFLTNLVHALVGPLFFVAVLTGDYKLPADAHASSTADGRDRQAHT is encoded by the coding sequence ATGCTGAGACCACGGACCCAGGCCCTGTTCGACGAGTATTACTCCTCGCACCAGCACCCCACCAACCGCCTCACCCACAAGATCGCCATCCCGGTCATCGTCCTGCACATCGTGGCGATGCTGGATTGGGTGCGGCTGGTGCCCGTGCCGGCACTGCCCGGCGGCGTGCTGACGCTCGCCATGGTGGGCTGGTTCACCAGCCTGCTCTGGTACCTGCGCGCCGACCCGAAGCTGGGCCTCATCGTCTCGGCTTTCATGCTGCTGTGCATCCCGCTCGGACGGCTGCTGCCCGTCTGGACGGTCATCGCGCTCGCCGTGGTGGGCTGGGGCGTGCAGCTCGCCGGCCACTCCGTCTGGGAGAAGAAGTCTCCCTCCTTCCTCACCAACCTCGTCCATGCCCTGGTGGGGCCGCTCTTCTTCGTCGCCGTGCTGACGGGCGACTACAAGCTGCCCGCCGACGCCCACGCCTCGTCCACCGCCGACGGCCGGGACCGCCAGGCCCACACGTAG
- a CDS encoding 50S ribosomal protein L11 methyltransferase, with protein sequence MTGTYQTLTVDLPDGDSEAAQDLLHDVGVLGLEVRDREGPTMPGVRAPAPGEAILVAYFEDAETAEDARAQLAESFPSARLQLAEEAQQDWSNAWKVHIKSVQVGRLWVGPPWEVAQAPADRVRLVIEPKMAFGTGDHPTTSLCLGAVDDYMATHPGASVLDVGTGTGVLAIAAKKLGAGRVVGTDNDPVSVELARENAEVNATPGLELSGKSLDAVDGVFDLVVANILANTLIELAPLIVSRVKDKLLLAGVLAHQKADVEAAYVKLGLVAEPGAQQGEWVRLDFHRG encoded by the coding sequence ATGACGGGGACGTATCAAACCCTCACGGTGGACTTGCCGGACGGGGACTCAGAGGCGGCGCAGGATCTGCTCCACGACGTGGGCGTGCTGGGACTGGAAGTGAGGGATCGCGAGGGGCCCACCATGCCCGGCGTCCGGGCGCCCGCGCCAGGCGAGGCCATCCTCGTGGCCTACTTCGAGGACGCCGAGACGGCCGAGGACGCCCGCGCCCAGCTCGCCGAGAGCTTCCCCTCGGCCAGGCTGCAGCTCGCCGAGGAGGCCCAGCAGGACTGGAGCAACGCCTGGAAGGTCCACATCAAGTCCGTCCAGGTGGGCCGGCTGTGGGTGGGTCCCCCCTGGGAAGTCGCCCAGGCCCCGGCCGACCGGGTGCGCCTCGTCATCGAGCCGAAGATGGCCTTTGGCACCGGCGACCACCCCACCACCTCGCTCTGTCTGGGTGCGGTGGATGACTACATGGCCACCCATCCGGGCGCGAGCGTGCTGGACGTGGGCACGGGGACGGGAGTGCTGGCCATCGCCGCGAAGAAGCTGGGAGCCGGGCGCGTGGTGGGCACGGACAACGATCCGGTGTCGGTGGAGCTCGCCCGGGAGAACGCCGAGGTCAACGCGACCCCTGGACTGGAGTTGTCCGGCAAGAGCCTCGACGCGGTGGACGGCGTCTTCGACCTGGTGGTGGCCAACATCCTCGCCAACACGCTCATCGAGCTGGCGCCGCTCATCGTCTCGCGGGTGAAGGACAAGCTGCTGCTGGCGGGCGTGCTCGCGCACCAGAAGGCGGACGTGGAGGCGGCCTACGTGAAGCTCGGCCTGGTGGCCGAGCCGGGTGCCCAGCAGGGCGAGTGGGTGCGGCTGGACTTCCACCGGGGTTAG
- a CDS encoding 16S rRNA (uracil(1498)-N(3))-methyltransferase, which translates to MVRLFVPLPEPAPTEVTLSGERRHYLLHVLRLAEDSVLEVFDGAGRAFSARVLAVGEDGVRLGLGEARHAPPSREVHILQGLPKGDKLEWVLQKGTELGATAFHPVAAARSVVKLEPKRAEERTARWTKIVEEAARQCRRNDVPRVHPPRALLEAARSLSPDTLLLVLDEEESAVPLGEAFRSRPGGTPVALVVGPEGGLTREEVSALQALGARPVTLGRRILRTETAALAALTVMAHLDGELG; encoded by the coding sequence GTGGTCCGACTCTTCGTTCCCCTCCCCGAGCCCGCCCCCACCGAGGTGACGCTCTCGGGCGAGCGGCGCCATTACCTCCTGCACGTGCTGAGGCTCGCCGAGGACTCCGTGCTCGAGGTCTTCGACGGCGCCGGCCGCGCCTTCTCCGCGCGCGTGCTCGCGGTCGGGGAGGACGGCGTGCGCCTGGGGCTCGGCGAGGCCCGGCACGCGCCGCCCTCGCGCGAGGTGCACATCCTCCAGGGCCTGCCCAAGGGGGACAAGCTGGAGTGGGTGCTGCAGAAGGGCACCGAGCTGGGCGCCACCGCCTTCCACCCCGTGGCCGCCGCGCGCAGCGTGGTGAAGCTCGAGCCCAAGCGCGCCGAGGAGCGCACCGCGCGCTGGACGAAGATCGTCGAGGAGGCCGCCCGTCAGTGCCGGCGCAACGACGTGCCCCGCGTCCACCCGCCTCGCGCCCTGCTGGAGGCCGCGCGCTCGCTCTCCCCGGACACGCTCCTGCTCGTGCTCGACGAGGAGGAATCCGCCGTTCCCCTGGGCGAGGCCTTCCGCTCGCGTCCCGGCGGCACCCCCGTGGCGCTCGTGGTCGGCCCCGAAGGAGGACTCACCCGCGAGGAGGTGTCCGCCCTCCAGGCGCTCGGCGCACGGCCCGTCACGCTCGGCCGCCGCATCCTGCGCACCGAGACGGCCGCGCTCGCCGCGCTCACCGTCATGGCCCACCTGGATGGGGAACTCGGCTAG
- a CDS encoding GlsB/YeaQ/YmgE family stress response membrane protein → MAIFVVYTFIGLVIGVLSFVAMPATRQVGLWGSVLLGMAGGTLGGLIGSAIAPTHMLASLSPMGIVLAVVGALLFSVGTMLVTRNRPVT, encoded by the coding sequence ATGGCCATCTTCGTCGTCTACACGTTCATTGGGCTCGTCATCGGCGTCCTCTCGTTCGTGGCGATGCCCGCCACGCGCCAGGTCGGACTCTGGGGAAGCGTGCTGCTTGGCATGGCGGGAGGCACCCTCGGAGGACTCATCGGCTCGGCCATCGCGCCCACCCACATGCTCGCCAGCCTCAGTCCCATGGGGATCGTGTTGGCCGTCGTCGGCGCCCTCCTCTTCTCGGTCGGAACGATGCTCGTCACCCGCAACCGCCCCGTCACGTGA
- a CDS encoding RDD family protein: MSKCLKCGASLPPVGDCPTCAAASQSAARAVPNLLDREINIDRRRPDRGADSDSEAVTIPAGPLPQPPGMTARTTPPGMTPARGPARTPPPPAPSAPWSGVATSTPAPVSQGAPGLPVMPPRSPSPGLPGAAPLPYAAREEDSLPVDIDEEAPAPSAPRAAPPAVKPAVKPATDGEVHARPASLWRRLLAFGVDASAIFGVVALYLLLASSVAGVQAPSTTLTGLDLFLLQVRSLQSVLIPGVILLILLSLVYCAVAAVLWNGRTLGRRLLGLRLVDTRGQAPAPGRAVVRALLASVSFGFFLAGFWMALFDRRGQTLHDKLTSTYVVQPS; the protein is encoded by the coding sequence TTGTCCAAGTGCCTGAAATGCGGAGCCTCGCTGCCGCCCGTCGGGGACTGCCCCACCTGCGCCGCCGCGTCTCAGTCCGCGGCTCGGGCCGTCCCGAACCTGTTGGACCGGGAGATCAACATCGACCGCCGTCGGCCGGACCGGGGCGCGGACAGCGACAGCGAGGCGGTGACGATTCCGGCGGGACCCCTGCCCCAGCCTCCGGGAATGACCGCTCGCACCACCCCTCCGGGAATGACTCCCGCGCGCGGCCCGGCCCGCACGCCACCTCCACCGGCCCCGTCCGCCCCCTGGTCCGGTGTGGCCACCTCGACTCCCGCCCCCGTGTCCCAGGGCGCTCCCGGCCTGCCCGTCATGCCTCCCCGCTCCCCGTCCCCGGGCCTGCCCGGCGCCGCCCCGCTTCCGTACGCGGCCCGTGAAGAGGACTCCCTCCCGGTCGACATCGACGAGGAGGCACCCGCCCCGAGCGCCCCGCGTGCCGCTCCGCCCGCGGTGAAGCCCGCGGTGAAGCCCGCGACGGACGGAGAAGTCCACGCCCGTCCGGCCTCCCTCTGGCGCCGGCTGCTCGCCTTCGGCGTCGACGCGAGCGCCATCTTCGGCGTGGTCGCTCTCTACCTCCTGCTCGCCTCCTCCGTGGCTGGTGTCCAGGCCCCCTCCACCACCCTCACGGGACTCGACCTGTTCCTCCTCCAGGTCCGCTCCCTCCAGTCGGTGCTGATTCCCGGGGTGATCCTCCTCATCCTCCTGTCACTCGTGTACTGCGCCGTGGCCGCCGTCCTCTGGAATGGCCGCACGTTGGGCCGCAGGTTGCTCGGCCTGAGGCTCGTGGATACCCGCGGACAGGCGCCCGCTCCGGGCCGGGCCGTCGTGCGCGCCCTGCTGGCCAGCGTATCCTTCGGCTTCTTCCTCGCCGGCTTCTGGATGGCCCTCTTCGACCGGCGGGGCCAGACGCTCCACGACAAGCTGACGTCCACCTACGTCGTCCAACCGAGCTGA
- a CDS encoding endonuclease/exonuclease/phosphatase family protein, with protein MFQGFESLQAATGPRQLGTGVTLLVHHPQPRPPRDGCLRVMTYNILLGGERRALLQHYFEQLEASGRMPDVIALQEASQPTAMELARDFGFHVAYQGRDIHGPVVNGKAILSRHPIEEAVHFTYDFPADARAAAVARQGFVGELDEDRGALFALIDVHGRPVALYNVHHTLGDSGVNAGQLWQLQALVHAREGVPSIALGDFNANINVKQHYSLLPSPLRKHEPTETIRDYESRYGDVHPSVGDWGVGNIGDVRVRRALHALEHELHDPLRRARELRVRMPDGSHMKPDEARELLVAGKYPKDSAQWMRLQDVADMSTLNSLPNGNGIVPSTGKRFDTFFATKELEPLLLEVDHSTDASDHLPSIADFKLRDTRH; from the coding sequence GTGTTCCAGGGGTTCGAGTCGCTCCAGGCGGCCACGGGCCCTCGCCAACTGGGCACGGGAGTCACGTTGCTGGTGCACCATCCCCAGCCCCGTCCACCCCGGGACGGGTGCCTGCGCGTGATGACGTACAACATCCTCCTGGGCGGCGAGCGCCGCGCCCTGCTCCAGCACTACTTCGAGCAGCTCGAGGCGAGCGGCCGGATGCCGGACGTCATCGCGCTGCAGGAAGCCAGTCAGCCCACGGCCATGGAGCTCGCGCGCGACTTCGGCTTCCACGTGGCCTACCAGGGCCGCGACATCCACGGGCCCGTGGTCAACGGCAAGGCCATCCTCAGCCGTCACCCCATCGAGGAGGCCGTGCACTTCACCTATGACTTCCCCGCGGACGCGCGCGCGGCGGCCGTCGCGCGCCAGGGCTTCGTGGGCGAGCTGGACGAGGACCGGGGCGCCCTCTTCGCGTTGATCGACGTGCACGGCCGCCCGGTGGCCCTCTACAACGTGCACCACACCCTGGGCGACAGCGGCGTCAACGCCGGTCAGCTCTGGCAGCTCCAGGCGCTCGTGCACGCGCGCGAGGGCGTGCCCTCCATCGCCCTGGGCGACTTCAACGCCAACATCAACGTCAAGCAGCACTACTCGCTCTTGCCCAGCCCCCTGCGCAAGCACGAGCCCACCGAGACCATCCGCGACTACGAGTCGCGCTACGGCGACGTGCACCCCAGCGTGGGCGACTGGGGCGTGGGCAACATCGGCGACGTGCGCGTGCGCCGCGCGCTCCATGCGCTCGAGCACGAGCTGCACGACCCCCTGCGCCGCGCCCGCGAGCTGCGCGTGCGCATGCCGGATGGCTCGCACATGAAACCCGACGAGGCGCGCGAGCTGCTCGTCGCCGGCAAGTACCCGAAGGACTCCGCGCAGTGGATGCGGCTGCAGGACGTGGCCGACATGTCCACCCTCAACTCGCTGCCCAACGGCAACGGCATCGTGCCCTCCACTGGCAAGCGCTTCGACACCTTCTTCGCCACGAAGGAACTCGAGCCCCTGCTGCTCGAGGTGGACCACTCCACCGACGCGTCGGACCATCTGCCCTCGATCGCCGACTTCAAGCTGCGCGACACGCGGCACTGA